TAGGAATTAGGAGAAACTGTGTTGGAATCGAAGGAGCTTGTGATATCTCTGGTTTGAAGATATTCCTTTTCGGTTTTGTAGGCATAAGCTCAATGTTGCTCAGGCGATAGGCGATCCTGGTTTGAATTCCAGGATTATTATTTAAATTTCTGGGTCGGAATTTGAGTGTAAGGTTAACTCTACAAGCGCAGTGTGCAGAAATGCAGCGTGATTAGATCAGGGGAACTTGTGTTTGTGTTATTCTATTTTAGGTCTTGTTTGGAATAATTTATCCTTTTTTTTTGCTGACCTGCATACCATTTCAGTATAACCAGTAACACAATTCTGTTTCTCTATATATGTTATTTAACAGTCTTGAGCTCATGATGCATAAACAAATGTCTCTTGTCCTGTATTTGCATAAATCGTAGTTTTTTTTGTTCAAAGTTCAtcactactccctccgttccaaattactcgtcgtggttttagttcaaaattttgaactaaaaccacgacgagtaatttggaacggagggagtacatactTTGTCTGTTTCAAGAAGTTTTCTTGGTGATGTTTTACCTGAATCCAGAATGTAACAAGTTCATTTTGCTGCTATATTAGATCACTTTTGTGATTTTAAGTGCATTCACAAATTTATATCACAAGGAGTTTATCgctagtgtgtgtgtgtgtgtgtgcgcgcgagagagagagagagagtgagagagagagcgTGGGTGGTGGGGTGGGGAGGGGAAGGGGCTGCTAGTTAAAGTTCTACACTGATTCACTATTCTTGGAGAATCCCATGGTCCATTGACATTTTTATTTCGTGCTCTTCTTGTTACTTTACACTCATACTTGTTATACTCCTAACTCAGATACTTGTTCTTTGCAGTAATTTTTGGTGAGTGGGCTGCACACGCAGATAAGCAGGACCGGAGGAAGAGTACAATATTCTCTGGATATCCAGTTGTAGATAAATACCTTCTGGTTCAATTGTATTTACATGGAATCTCTTTCCTGAGAGATGCCAACATCTAAGCCACCATCGGTGCCACCGGCACCAAGCCTGCAACCATTACCATCATCTGCAGTACGACAGAACAGTCGTATTGACCTTCGTGAGATCAAGTCCAAGATTGTTAAGACGATTGGGCCAGAACGAGCAAAGAAGTACTTTCAACATCTGGAGAGATTCTTATCATCAAAATTGAGCAAGAATGAGTTTGATAAGCTGTGTCTTGTGGCACTTGGCCGGGAGAACCTCCCATTGCACAACCACCTCATCCGTTCTATTCTTTTCAATGCCTCTGCAGCGAGTGGCCCACCAGCAATTAATGCATCTAAGATGGCTGAAGATGTCACCAATTCAGAACATACAATGGTTCCGCATGTCTGGAATGGTGACACTTTGAGCAAGCATGTCAACGACAAACACTCATTGAGCAGAAGTGTGAACACATTAACACAGCATTCATCACTGACTCATGGTGAGACTATCAATAGGGAGAATGGTGCTCCAAATTTGATTGGTTTGAAGAGATATACACAGCTTCGGCAAAGTGAGCATGTTGAGCCATTTACCAAGCGATCATGTATGGGGAAGGCACCATTGAATTTTCATGGCTCTCTACATAGCAATGGACCTTCTGCTATAAATGCTAGAGAATCCTTGGGAGAAGAAATTACACAACATGCTCAAGTTCCGGTGCAAGCTCCAATTGGGATTCAGTTTGGCTCTGCTAATTTTTGCCAGGCTAAAAAACCTTCAGCCATTGCTTCTGTCAGTTCAGACAATAGCTCTATTTGTTGTTATGACCTTGGTGAACTATGTGATACTTTGTCACTTAGAAAGAAAATGGAAAAAACAGCACAAATGGAAGGCTTGGAAGGGGTCTCAGTAGAGTGTGCTGATCTGTTGAATAATGGAGTTGATGTTTTCTTGAAGCAATTGATTGGATCTTGTGTTGAGCTTGTTGGAGCAAGGTCTCAACATGGTAAACTAAGCCATGCGGCACTGAAGCAGCAGTTGGGCCGTAAGATAGTAAATGGTGTATCACTGCAAAATCATACCCATGTGCAGGGTGGCATTATACCTCCAGGGTCTAAGTCAATCTCAATGCAAGACTTAAAGGCAGTGTCAGAGCTAAACCCTCGTCTGCTTGGAGTCAACGCATCAGGGCTACTTGAAAAGATCAATTCACATGACTAATTGGATGGAGCAAGTTGGGTTTTTCACATTGCAAGATTGTACCAACTTGATGGTGTCTCTTGCTTCATGGCCTTTGTATTCAGGTCATAACTTACCGAGGGTGGTGAAACCTGGAGAAGGCAGGCAGACTTTCTAGTTTGTACAGTATGCTGATAATGCTGTATCTAATATCCTGCGCAAATTTTGAAATAAGCAAAGTTCTGATTATCTTCTAGAAGGCTAGAGGCTGTATAATAGACCCATCCGTTGTCTGCATCCAAGCACCAGTAAAGAGGCATAAGTGCTTAACAGAACTATGGTGCAGGGCTTCAAATGAATTGATGAGCCATGACTCTGTAAGTGTTCTGCACCAGCATGTGCTTTTCACTTGTTACATTTTTAGCATGGATAGAACAGTATCTGATCATTTATTTGCAGCCAGTTTTGTTTCAGTATTGTTAGGAATAGAAACTATCTATCAAGAATATCCAGAAAACAGTTATAATGTTCTTGTCTGATGAAATTCCTTCTACATCAGAACTTTTTTTTTTTACATCAGAACTGGAGGGAACCATGTTAAGGAACAAATTGGCAGATGTTTATTAATGCACAGACGTTGTAAGATAAAACAGCGGGAACACCATTTTGTTAGCTACCCTTATGTCTTGGTTGTCAGCCCTGCTTTTGTTAGATCTTTATTCATTTTCTGTTCGATAGAGTTTATTTAGTTTCGAGGGCTTAATACTGCAGTTATGCTGGTGTGGTTCTGCAATTGGTACTTGGCTGTTTTCCTTGGATGAAGTTGTAACCTGTGCTTAACTGGCCATTTGTCAAGAACAGGAGGTATTCACTTTTAAAGTGGATAGGTGTATAAGATATCAATAACTAGTCATTAAAACACAATTAAAAAAACTACGTAAAACTTTGTATGAGCTCTCTTTTAGCAACCAAATTAAATTGAAAACTAATCAAACCATTGTAGTAGCGGGAAGGTAGAACTTACCAAATTGGTAATTAATTAATGTTAAAAGCTGGCATGTATGTATGCATATGAACTTTACTAAATGTGTACCAAATGCTTGTGTATGCATCAGGTGTTCCCTGTTGGCTAAAGATTTAAAGTCAAAATTGTGAATCTTAATATATTATTTAGCTTCTTACTTCATTAATATTCAGCCAATAGACGATCTACAAAGTTACAGTATCTGCACCATCTTCTGATGGAAGTTGCAGTCACTGCAAGGTTTCATTGATGCTTAGGCCCTGCCTGGGAGTCGCTATTCAGGCTAGGAATTCGGAATTGGTATTTGATCTCGTCCAATGCAGCTGTTTGCATGATCGTGGAATTGCGAACTGGAAAGCATCCCAAATACTGCTTGGTATTTGCAACACTTCCGCACCCAACCCCGCGTTTCCGAGGTCGTAAGCACCGTATTCACTGAAAATCACCCGTCCTTGCTTTCCCCTCCACCTTTCCGTCTCGTTATTCTCGCCACCAGGACCTCCGCCTTGCTTGTCCTCCCTGTTGCCTTGCTCTCAGGACACCACCCGCCACCGCTGGAGTTCCCTGTCGACAATCGCCGCTGGTTCCCTGCCCCCTGCTTCCACCTGTTTCTTGCCGACTGCCGTTACTGGTTCCATGCCCCCGTCTCCACCGGTTTCCCCATATCTTCCCCTCGAACGGTGCGACCTCTATGGCGGGATCGATCTTGCACGGCAATTCCCAGCGCGGGAGCCAGTGGCTGGTGTCGGAGCAAGGCACTACATGCCTCGATGTGTAGGAGCTTGTGTGGCAGCTCAAGCTGCACCTGGACATCACGTACTGAACCTCTGTCGCCACCTTGTGGCGTGTTTCCCTGTCGGGCCGCTCTTCAGCACACCCAGCCCTCTATGCTCTAACACTTCGGTCATCTTCTCCTCCTACATTGACAACCACCTGTGGGTGTGGTTTCTTCTCTCAAATTCTAGGATTCCAAAAAAGGCTAGCATTGAAACCCCAAACCAACACCAATTCAGTCAGTATTGGAATTTGAGGCCCAATTCAATTCGTCCTGCCCAATATCACATCAAGACGGACCCTTAGGTTTCTTACTGCTGCCTGATGAAGTTCTAAATATGTTATGGACATTTTTTTTGTTTATCTGTTCAACCATTTCTATGGTTCGTTCCTGTTCTCATGGGATGCGTGTTAATAAACGGAAATGTTTATTCTCCAAATCTTGTTGTCCATGCATGAAAACCCTTGCCCTCCAGTATTGTTGTGATATGCATTTATTTTGGTATAAAATTGTTCTTCTCATAATTGGTTGGACTCTAATAAAAGGCAACAAAAGCAAACATTTACCCAAAtgataacgcccacacgtgtggcatGTTTGCACATCGCCCACACGCCTTGATCCATGTTGATTCTGTTTTGCATGAATCCTAAAGAAATCTG
The DNA window shown above is from Triticum urartu cultivar G1812 unplaced genomic scaffold, Tu2.1 TuUngrouped_contig_6621, whole genome shotgun sequence and carries:
- the LOC125530871 gene encoding uncharacterized protein LOC125530871, with translation MPTSKPPSVPPAPSLQPLPSSAVRQNSRIDLREIKSKIVKTIGPERAKKYFQHLERFLSSKLSKNEFDKLCLVALGRENLPLHNHLIRSILFNASAASGPPAINASKMAEDVTNSEHTMVPHVWNGDTLSKHVNDKHSLSRSVNTLTQHSSLTHGETINRENGAPNLIGLKRYTQLRQSEHVEPFTKRSCMGKAPLNFHGSLHSNGPSAINARESLGEEITQHAQVPVQAPIGIQFGSANFCQAKKPSAIASVSSDNSSICCYDLGELCDTLSLRKKMEKTAQMEGLEGVSVECADLLNNGVDVFLKQLIGSCVELVGARSQHGKLSHAALKQQLGRKIVNGVSLQNHTHVQGGIIPPGSKSISMQDLKAVSELNPRLLGVNASGLLEKINSHD